In Pongo abelii isolate AG06213 chromosome X, NHGRI_mPonAbe1-v2.0_pri, whole genome shotgun sequence, one DNA window encodes the following:
- the CITED1 gene encoding cbp/p300-interacting transactivator 1 isoform X3, translating to MPTTSRPALDVKGGTSPAKEDANQEMSSVAYSNLAVKDRKAVAILHYPGVASNGTKASGAPTSSSGSPIGSPTTTPPTKPPSFNLHPAPHLLASMQLQKLNSQYQGMAAATPGQPGEAGPLQNWDFGAQVGGAESLSPSAGAQSPAIIDSDPVDEEVLMSLVVELGLDRANELPELWLGQNEFDFTADFPSSC from the exons ATGCCAACAACGTCGAGGCCTGCACTTGATGTCAAGGGTGGCACCTCACCTGCGAAGGAG gATGCCAACCAAGAGATGAGCTCCGTGGCCTACTCCAACCTTGCGGTGAAAGATCGCAAAGCAGTGGCCATTCTGCACTACCCTGGGGTAGCCTCAAATGGAACCAAGGCCAGTGGGGCTCCCACTAGTTCCTCGGGATCTCCAATAGGCTCTCCTACCACCACCCCTCCCACTAAACCCCCATCCTTCAACCTGCACCCCGCCCCTCACTTGCTGGCTAGTATGCAGCTGCAGAAACTTAATAGCCAGTATCAGGGGATGGCTGCTGCCACTCCGGGCCAACCCGGGGAGGCAGGGCCCCTGCAAAACTGGGACTTTGGGGCCCAGGTGGGAGGGGCAGAATCACTCTCTCCTTCTGCTGGTGCCCAGAGCCCTGCTATCATCGATTCGGACCCAGTGGATGAGGAAGTGCTGATGTCGCTGGTGGTGGAACTGGGGTTGGACCGAGCCAATGAGCTTCCGGAGCTGTGGCTGGGGCAGAATGAGTTTGACTTCACTGCGGACTTTCCATCTAGCTGCTAA
- the CITED1 gene encoding cbp/p300-interacting transactivator 1 isoform X2: MEPSAQQLQLAASLPANLSNFCQGSEMPTTSRPALDVKGGTSPAKEDANQEMSSVAYSNLAVKDRKAVAILHYPGVASNGTKASGAPTSSSGSPIGSPTTTPPTKPPSFNLHPAPHLLASMQLQKLNSQYQGMAAATPGQPGEAGPLQNWDFGAQVGGAESLSPSAGAQSPAIIDSDPVDEEVLMSLVVELGLDRANELPELWLGQNEFDFTADFPSSC; the protein is encoded by the exons ATGGAACCATCCG CACAACAGCTCCAGCTGGCAGCATCGCTTCCCGCCAATTTATCCAACTTCTGCCAAGGCTCTGAAATGCCAACAACGTCGAGGCCTGCACTTGATGTCAAGGGTGGCACCTCACCTGCGAAGGAG gATGCCAACCAAGAGATGAGCTCCGTGGCCTACTCCAACCTTGCGGTGAAAGATCGCAAAGCAGTGGCCATTCTGCACTACCCTGGGGTAGCCTCAAATGGAACCAAGGCCAGTGGGGCTCCCACTAGTTCCTCGGGATCTCCAATAGGCTCTCCTACCACCACCCCTCCCACTAAACCCCCATCCTTCAACCTGCACCCCGCCCCTCACTTGCTGGCTAGTATGCAGCTGCAGAAACTTAATAGCCAGTATCAGGGGATGGCTGCTGCCACTCCGGGCCAACCCGGGGAGGCAGGGCCCCTGCAAAACTGGGACTTTGGGGCCCAGGTGGGAGGGGCAGAATCACTCTCTCCTTCTGCTGGTGCCCAGAGCCCTGCTATCATCGATTCGGACCCAGTGGATGAGGAAGTGCTGATGTCGCTGGTGGTGGAACTGGGGTTGGACCGAGCCAATGAGCTTCCGGAGCTGTGGCTGGGGCAGAATGAGTTTGACTTCACTGCGGACTTTCCATCTAGCTGCTAA
- the CITED1 gene encoding cbp/p300-interacting transactivator 1 isoform X1, with product MEVSEFGQLASTAQSTSALPSPDTRPHTHTHAHTPLPINAGWRAARRVPASQSTGLGVRETWLRIPAPPLSSAVTLAQQLQLAASLPANLSNFCQGSEMPTTSRPALDVKGGTSPAKEDANQEMSSVAYSNLAVKDRKAVAILHYPGVASNGTKASGAPTSSSGSPIGSPTTTPPTKPPSFNLHPAPHLLASMQLQKLNSQYQGMAAATPGQPGEAGPLQNWDFGAQVGGAESLSPSAGAQSPAIIDSDPVDEEVLMSLVVELGLDRANELPELWLGQNEFDFTADFPSSC from the exons ATGGAAGTTAGCGAATTTGGGCAACTTGCCTCTACTGCCCAGTCGACCTCAGCTCTCCCCTCCCCCGACacacgcccacacacacacacccacgcgCACACCCCTCTCCCTATAAACGCGGGCTGGCGAGCCGCGCGCCGAGTCCCTGCTTCGCAGAGCACCGGACTTGGAGTCAGAGAGACCTGGCTGCGAATCCCGGCTCCGCCACTTTCTAgcgctgtgaccttgg CACAACAGCTCCAGCTGGCAGCATCGCTTCCCGCCAATTTATCCAACTTCTGCCAAGGCTCTGAAATGCCAACAACGTCGAGGCCTGCACTTGATGTCAAGGGTGGCACCTCACCTGCGAAGGAG gATGCCAACCAAGAGATGAGCTCCGTGGCCTACTCCAACCTTGCGGTGAAAGATCGCAAAGCAGTGGCCATTCTGCACTACCCTGGGGTAGCCTCAAATGGAACCAAGGCCAGTGGGGCTCCCACTAGTTCCTCGGGATCTCCAATAGGCTCTCCTACCACCACCCCTCCCACTAAACCCCCATCCTTCAACCTGCACCCCGCCCCTCACTTGCTGGCTAGTATGCAGCTGCAGAAACTTAATAGCCAGTATCAGGGGATGGCTGCTGCCACTCCGGGCCAACCCGGGGAGGCAGGGCCCCTGCAAAACTGGGACTTTGGGGCCCAGGTGGGAGGGGCAGAATCACTCTCTCCTTCTGCTGGTGCCCAGAGCCCTGCTATCATCGATTCGGACCCAGTGGATGAGGAAGTGCTGATGTCGCTGGTGGTGGAACTGGGGTTGGACCGAGCCAATGAGCTTCCGGAGCTGTGGCTGGGGCAGAATGAGTTTGACTTCACTGCGGACTTTCCATCTAGCTGCTAA